The region TGCACACCCTGAACCTGCGTGAAGCCCGCAAGTTCCGCGCGGGCATGGGCTTCTTCCGCGACCGCCGCCCCGAACTGTATGGCCCCCTCCTGACGACCGACGGCGTCACCCGGCGCGGGTAAGGGGGTTGTGGGAAGTGGGTTGTGGGCTGTGAGAACATCCCTACAACCCACTGCCTACTTCCCACACCCTCAATCTGCCGGGGCGAGATTCAGGCGGTACAGGTACGCGTCGGGACCGCCGCGCGCGCCGTAGTGGTTCAGCAGCGCCTGCAGGTCGCGTTGCAGGGCCTTGGCGTCCTCGCGGGTCAGGTGGAGGGTGCCCCAGTTGGCGGTCAGGGCCGGGGCGTCGTCGCGCAGCAGGTCCAGCAGGTCGAAGCTCCCGGCGCGGGGGGTGATGTCCATGCGGGTGCCGCCGGGCGTGGTGTACAGCCGCACGGCGATGTCCTCCTCGCGCTGCACGAGCGGCAGGCCCGCCTGCACGACCGCGCGGTGGAAGACCGCATTGAAGGTGTCCTCGTGCAGGCCGATCAGGTCCTCCAGGCTGCCCAGCGTGGTGCGGTGATAGGGGATCAGGAACGCGTCGGACACCGCGCGGTAGTGCTGCACGGGGCGGCCCCGGCGGGGCTCGGCGCGCGTGACGGCCAGCCCGGCGTCCCGCAACCGCGTGAGGCGGTGATGCGTGGCGTTCAGCGGGCGGTGCAGGTGCCGGGCGAGCCCCGCGGCGGTCCACTCGCGGGTCATCAGCAGACCCAGCAGGTGCGCGTAGTCGGGATTCAGGACGAGCCGGGTGGCATGCGGGTCGTCCAGGCGCATCCAGGTTCGCGGCATGCGCGCAGCGTACCGCGCCCGCGCCACCTCTACTCGACGTTTTCTCTTGCAGGTCGAGGAGAGCCGTGAGCACCCTGAAGCATGACCAGCCCCCTGGCAGCCCTCAGCCCCGAGCAGCAGCGTGTGCAGGCGACCGTGCAGGCTCTGTGGCACCCGGACATCGCCCGCGACCCGTACCCGGCGTACGAGGCCGTCCGCGCACTCGACCCCCTGGGCGTGGTCAGCCCGGCCGGGTGGGGCGCGGCGTTCGCCACGTCGCACGCCCTGAACAGCGCGGTGCTGCGCTCCCCGGCGGCGCGCAGCGGGGCGCTCATCTCACAGGTCCCGGCCGACACGGCCAGCATCCGGCTGCTGCAACCCATGATGCTGTTCCACAACGGCCCGTCGCACGCGCGGCTGCGGGGCCTGGTGCAGGCCGCGTTCACGCCGCGCGTCGTGGCCGAGCAGCGCGACCTGATCCGCGCGCAGGTGCACGCCCTGCTGGACGCCCTGCCCACGGACCGGGAGGTGGATCTGGTGGCCGGGCTGGCCGCGCCGCTGCCCGCGCGCGTGATCATGCACATGCTGGGCCTGCGCGGCGAGGACGAGGCGAAATTCATCCGCTGGACCCAGAGCGTCGCCGACCTGCTCGCCGGGGAGACGAGCAGCCCCGAACTGATGGCCCGCCTGGAAGCGGACGCCACCGAGATGCGCGCGTACTTCCGCACGCTGGCGGACGACCTGCGCGCCCACCCGCAGCCGGGCCTCCTGAGCGCCCTGGCCGCCGCTGAGGACGGCGGGGAACGCCTCAGCAGCGACGAACTCCTCGCGAACGCCGTCCTGCTGCTCGCGGCGGGGCACGAGACGACCAGCAACCTGATCCCCGGCGCGCTGCTCGAACTGCACCGCCAGCCGGACGCCTGGGCGGCGCTGGTCGCCCGCCCGGACCACCCGAACGTCCCCGACGAACTCCTGCGCGTCGTGTCCCCCGTGCAGCTCGACGGGCGCACCCTGGAAGGCACCGTCACGCTCCCCACGAGCGGAGGCCAGACGGTCACGCTGAGCGCGGGCACACACGTGCAGACCATGCTCGCCGCCGCGAATCGCGACCCCGACGTCTTCCCCCACCCCGACCGCATCGACTGGGACCGCCCGAACAGCGCCCGGCACCTCGCGTTCGCGGCGGGCGCGCACTACTGCCTGGGCGCGCCCCTCGCCCGCCTGGAAATCGCGGAGGTCTTCGCGGCCCTCGCCACCCGCTTCCCCGCCCTGCGCGTCACCGACCCGCAGCCCCCGTTCAAGGCGAACCTCGTCCTGCGCGGCCCGAAAGAACTGCGCGTGCAGCTGGGCTGACGCGGTCCCTTACAGCGGCGCGAGGAACGCCCGCAGTTCCCGCAGGACCAGCCGGGGCTCATCAAAGTGCGGGTAGTGCCCGCTCCCGGCCGCCACCACGTGACGGCTGCGGGTGGAGGCGGCGGCCAGTTCCGCCTGCAGGGCCGCCCACCCGCGCGTGAATGCCCCGGCCTGCGTGGGCGTGAACGGGTCACGCTCGTCGAGGGTGAGGTACTCCGGGAGGAACGGCTGCCCGCGCGAGACGACCAGCAGCGGCAGCTCCGCCAGGGCCCCCACCACCTCGCGTTCCCCGGTGAACACCTGTGCGAAGTCCCAGCGTTCCGGGTGTCCCTCGCGGATCTCCTGCTCCAGTTCACGTTGCGCCGCCCGCTGGCCCGGCGTGCGGACCGCGTCCAGCCGCCGCGCCTGAGCGGGGTGGGAACTGTCGAGCAGGACCAGTCCCGCCACCCGCGCCGGGTCGCGCCGCGCGAACTCGAACGCGACGAGCCCGCCCAGCGAGTGCCCCAGCAGCACGACCGGGCCGGACGCGCAGGTGCCGAGCACCGCCTCCAGTTCCGCCACGGCGTCGTCCAGACCCCGGGGGCCAGCCGGAGGCGCGCTGCTGCCCTGCCCCGCCCGGTCATAGGCGAGCACGCCGGTCAGGTCGTTCACGCCCGGCCCCAGGAAGACGGGCTCGCGCATCATGCCGGCCAGGTGGGGATCGTCCTGCGCCGTGAACCACGAGGAGGCGGGGACGCCCATACCGCTCAGGAGCACCAGCGTGGGCCGCCCGGCAGCGCGCGTCGCCAGGGCGTGCGTCTGCACCGCTCCGGTCGGCGTGGAGATCACGTGGGTTCGGGTCATGCGGCGCAGCGTACCCCCCACGGCTCGGGACTGAGCCATCCGGCGGATGTTCCCCTGACGGCGTGTCCGTACGCTGGGGCATGACGGACGCAGGGAACGGCAGCGGTCAGGGCGGCGCGCACGCGGGTGTCAGCATGTACTACGCGCAGGACCGCGAGCATGACCGCCTGACGCGCGGGCTGGGCCTGATCGAGTTCACCCGGACCCTGGAACTGCTGAGCCTGCTGCTCCCCCCCTGCCCCGCCGTGATCGCGGACATCGGCGCGGGGACCGGCGTGTATGCGCGGGAACTGCTGACTGCCGGGTACGAGGTGCACGCGCTGGACGCCACGCCGGGGCACGTGGCGCGCCTGCGGGTGGACCCCACCCTGGACCGCCTGAGGTCCGTGACGCTGGGGGACGCCCGCACGCTGCCCTACGCGGACGGCAGTGTGGACGCGGCGCTGCTGCTGGGGCCGCTGTACCACCTGACCGACCCGCGCGACCGGGCCCGCGCGCTGGCGGAAGCGGCGCGCGTCCTGCGGCCCGGCGGGGTGGTGCTGGCCGCCGCGATCACCCGCGCCGCCGACATCGCCGGGGACTTCACGAAAGACGAGGACGCGCTGGACGAGGCGTACGCCCGGCCCATCCGCGAGCACACCTACCGCACCGGCGTGCACCGCAACCCCGAACAGCGGCGCGGGCACTTCACGGACGCGTACTTCCACCACCCCCACGAACTGGAAGGCGAACTGAGCGGCGCGGGCTTCCGGGACGTGAGCGTGTACGCCGTCGAGGGCCCGGCCGCGCTGCTGCGCGACCCGGACGCCGCCATGCGCGACCCGCAGCGGCGCGAGGGCATCCTGCGCGCCCTGCGCCTGACTGAACGCGACCCGGCGCTGCTGGGCATCAGCCCGCACCTGCTGGCGGCGGGTGTCAGGAGAGGCTGACCGGTTCGATCCAGAACACGCCACCCAGCCCGGTGCGGGACGCGAGGTGCATGGTGCTGCCGTCCACGTGCAGTCGCGCGGGCAGCTCCGGGCCGGGCGCGTAGGCGCTGAGCAGCCCGTAGTGCTGTTCGCGGGCGCTGAATTCGAAGCCGATGACGGGCAGCCCCGCGCTGAACAGGCGGTCCAGGTGCGCGGTCAGGGGGTCGCGCAGGTGCAGGCCCCAGCGTCCACGGGCGCGCAGGGGCAGGTTCCGGTCGTTCAGGGAGGTGTTCAGGCCGCTCAGCCACGCCCACGGCCAGGTGGCGCGCGGTCCCTGCGGGAGCGGCAGGCGGAACGCGCCCTGCGCGGCGGCGAGCTGCTCAGCCAGGGCGTCCCGGTCGGGCAGGGGCACGCCCAGGGGCGCGGCGTGGTGGCGCAGCAGGCACGCGGCACTCAGGGCGCCGCAGCCGACCAGTCCGCCGCGCCACACGGCCTGATTCCCGTCCCGCTGCGGGAGGGGACCGGGGAACGCGCGCCAGTCGGGGGGCATGGGGTCAGGGTAGCGGGTGGGCAGGCCAGTTGGCGCAGGTGAAGTCTTGAGGCTCGTGTCATACGGACTCCGGTTGAAAGGTTTGCAAAATCTTTCAACCCGAGCGGAGCGAGCAGGAGCGAAACGGGTTCCGGGCGTGGAGTTGGCAACCCGGTGTGGTTCCGGGTTGTGAACGAAACAGACGGAATCCGTGTCACGCTGGGCGGATGACCACCGAACCGCTGAAGCCGCATTCCCGGGAGTGGTACGCGCGTCTGGCGCGGGAGCTGGGCGGGTACCGTCACCCGTGGGCGCGGGTGCTGGAAGGCCCGGACCCGGAGTTGACCTTCGACGCGCTGCTCATGGAACGGCTGGGGCCGGGTGTGCGGGTGCCAGCGGTCAGGGTACTGGAGGCCGGGTGCGGGCACGGACCGGACGCGGCGCGATTCGCGTCAAGGGTGGGGCGCTGGGCGGCGTTCGACGCGGTGCCGGAACTGGTGGCGCAGGCCCGCGGGAACGCCCCGCACGCGGACGTTCACGAGTGGACCGCGAAGGGCGAGGTGCCCTCCGGACTGCGTGGTCCGTTCGACCTGATCGTGTCGCGCCGGGGGCCGACGTCGGTGATCCTGCGCCTGCCGGAACTCGCGGCGCCGGGCGCGGAGTTCCTGTACGTCGGGCCGCGCCTGGACGTCCCGCAGGTACCCGATCGGCTGGCGGCGGTGGGCTGGGAGGTGCGGGGCGAGTGGCGGGTCAGCGTGCGGGCGCGCGTGCCCACGCGGCAGGACTGGGTGACGCGCTGCGAGTGGATGACCGAGCCGGAGCGGGTGCCCGAATGGGACGCGCACGCCGGGCCGGACGGCCTCCCCTACCGCGAGGAACGCTACGTGGTGCTGGCCTCAAAGCGGTCATAGCGCGCCCCAGTGAAGGACAGCCCGTGCGCGGGGACGTTCGCGCCCGCCTGGGACCGCTGCCGCGAGTGCAGGATCTCGGCGGCCTGATCGGGACTCAGGCGGCCCTGTCCGGCCAGCAGCAGGGTGCCGACCAGTCCGCGCACCATGTGCCGCAGGAAGCTCTCGCCGTGCACGTGGATCTCCCAGATCAAGGGGCCGGGCTGCACGCACAGCACTCGCAGTTCGCGCACCGTCTGGCGGTCCTCCTGCGTGGCGAACGCGGCGAAGTCGTGCGTGCCGGTCAGCGCGGCGGCGGCGGCGTTCATGGCGGCCGCGTCCAGCGGGTGGGGGACGTGCAGGGCGCGCCCGTGCCACAGCGGGTGCCGTTGCGGGTGGGCCAGCAGGCGGTACACGTACTGCCGTTCGGTGCAGGAGAAGCGCGCGTGGAACCCGGCGGGTGCCTCGGCGGCGTGCAGGACGGCCACCGTGGGGGGCAGGTGAGCGTTCAGCGCGCGGGCGAGTTTCGCGGTGGGCACCCGGAAGGTGTCGGGGACGTCCACGTGGGCGGGCATGGCCTCGGCGTGCACCCCGGCGTCGGTGCGGCCTGCCGCGACCGGGCGGAACGCCGCCGCGCCCAGCGCCGCGAACGCGGCGTGGAGGGTGTCCTGCACGCTCGGCACGCCCGGCTGGGACTGCCACCCGGCGAAGGGCGCGCCGTCCCACGCGGCGGTCAGGTGGAGGCGGCGGTGCCCGGCGGGCGGCTGGTAGTCCGGTCGCGGGTCGGCAGGCTCGGTCATGCCCCCACAGGGTAGCGCAGGCTTTCTCACGGCCCGGGCGGGGGCGGGCGGGTATGCTGCGCGGCAATGGGCGTGCGGATGCGGGGCGGGGCGAGCTGGGGCCGGGCGGCGCTGCTGGGCGCGGTGCTGACGGCAGGACTGACGGGCGTGGCGGGCGCCGGGTCGTACCGCGTGAAGGCCGGGGACACCCTGAGCGGGATCGCCGTGCGGACGGGGGTCAGCGTGGCGGCCCTGCGGGCCGCGAATCCACGCCTGAAGTCCTCGGACGCCGTGCAGGCCGGGTGGGTGCTGACGGTCCCCACCTCCTCTGCCCCCCGTGCCGCTGCTGCGCCCGTGAAGGCCGGGACGTACACCGTGCGGGCCGGGGACACCCTGAGCGGGATCGCCGTGCGGACGGGGGTCAGCGTGGCGAGCCTGCGGGCCGCGAATCCACGCCTGAAGACCGCGGACGCCGTGCAGGCCGGGTGGGTGCTGACGGTGCCCATCTCCTCCGCCCCGCGGGCCGCTGCGCCCGTGAAGGCGGGCACGTACACCGTCCGGGACGGCGAGAACCTCACGGTGATCGCGCGCCGTTTCGGGCTGAGCGTCACGCAGCTCGTGAACGCCAACCCGCAGTACCGGGGCGGGAAGGCCATGTGGGCCGGGGCGAAACTGATCATTCCGCCGCGCACCGCGACGGCCTCGCGCGCGGTGACCGTCCGGGTGACCGGCAGCCGACCGGGCCGCTGGGCGTGGCCGCTGCCCGGCTACCACGCGATCAGCAGCGATTACGGCGAGCGCGTGCTGGACGAGGGTCCCGAGATGCACTACGGGGTGGATATCGTCGCGCCGCACGGCACGCCGGTCCGCGCGGCGCGTTCGGGCCGGGTGCTGGAATCCCGCGCGGACTTCGAGCGGGGCTGGGGCTGGACGGTCGTGCTGGAACACCCGGACGGCTGGATCACCCGGTACGCGCACCTGAGCGCCACGCTCGTGAAACCCGGGGAGCTGGTCGTGCAGGGGCAGCCGGTCGGGCGGGTGGGGAACACGGGCCGCAGCACGGGCACGCACCTGCACTTCGGCACGTACCTCCGCTGGGATCCGCGCGACCCGCTGAGCCTGTACTGATGCCCGGGCAGACCTGATGCAGGTGCAGTACGCCGAGGGGAAGGGGGAGGCGGCCCGCGCGGCCCTGCACGCCTTCCTGAACGCCCTGCCCGAGTACCCGGGATTCCTGGGGGCGGAGCTGCTTCTCTCCCCCGCCCAGCTGGAGTTGACGCTGGTGGCGAGCCGCTGGGCGGACGAGGTGCCGCCCGTGCCGCTGCCCGACGGCGTGCGCGCCTGGGTGTTCCAGGTGCAGGCGAGCCGGTAGCGGACGTGCCGTCCCGTTCGTTCGAGCTGAGTGTGGACCTGCCCGTGCCGGGGGCGGAGGTGCTGGCGTTCCTGCTGGATCTGCGGCGGCATGTGGGGCTGCACGCGCTGATGGTGTCGGCGCAGCCGGTGGGGTCGGGCGTGGACGGGCGGGGCCGCCCGTGGACGGACTGGGTGGTCACGGACACGCTGCCGCTGGGGCCGTGGCGCGTGCCGCTGCGGTATCCGGCGCGCCTGACGGCAGGGAACGGGAAGGTGTGGTCGGAGGTGCGCGCGGCGCTGGGCACGCGCCTGACCGTGCACTGGCAGGTGGCGGACCGGCCGGGCGGCGGGTCGCGGTTGACCGAGGTGACGACCGTGACCGCGCCCCGGGTGACGCTGGGGTTCGCGGTGGGGCAGGCGCGCGCGGCGCACGAGGCGACGTTCGCGCGCCTGCCGGGCGTCCTGGCCGCGCCGTGATTACAGGCCGGGCAGCGCCGCTTCCAGGTCGGTCATCAGGTCGCGGGCGGTCAGGTCGATGCGGACGGGCGTGACGCTGATCAGGCCGGCCTCGACGGCGCCGTAGTCGGTGGCGGGGTCGTGCGCGTCGGGGGCGGTGCTCGTGCCGGACACCCAGTGGTACTCGCGGCCTTCGGGGTCGTGGCGGGTGATCAGGCGGTCCTCCCAGCGGTGCTC is a window of Deinococcus grandis DNA encoding:
- a CDS encoding cytochrome P450; the protein is MTSPLAALSPEQQRVQATVQALWHPDIARDPYPAYEAVRALDPLGVVSPAGWGAAFATSHALNSAVLRSPAARSGALISQVPADTASIRLLQPMMLFHNGPSHARLRGLVQAAFTPRVVAEQRDLIRAQVHALLDALPTDREVDLVAGLAAPLPARVIMHMLGLRGEDEAKFIRWTQSVADLLAGETSSPELMARLEADATEMRAYFRTLADDLRAHPQPGLLSALAAAEDGGERLSSDELLANAVLLLAAGHETTSNLIPGALLELHRQPDAWAALVARPDHPNVPDELLRVVSPVQLDGRTLEGTVTLPTSGGQTVTLSAGTHVQTMLAAANRDPDVFPHPDRIDWDRPNSARHLAFAAGAHYCLGAPLARLEIAEVFAALATRFPALRVTDPQPPFKANLVLRGPKELRVQLG
- a CDS encoding class I SAM-dependent methyltransferase; this translates as MTTEPLKPHSREWYARLARELGGYRHPWARVLEGPDPELTFDALLMERLGPGVRVPAVRVLEAGCGHGPDAARFASRVGRWAAFDAVPELVAQARGNAPHADVHEWTAKGEVPSGLRGPFDLIVSRRGPTSVILRLPELAAPGAEFLYVGPRLDVPQVPDRLAAVGWEVRGEWRVSVRARVPTRQDWVTRCEWMTEPERVPEWDAHAGPDGLPYREERYVVLASKRS
- the truA gene encoding tRNA pseudouridine(38-40) synthase TruA, which translates into the protein MTEPADPRPDYQPPAGHRRLHLTAAWDGAPFAGWQSQPGVPSVQDTLHAAFAALGAAAFRPVAAGRTDAGVHAEAMPAHVDVPDTFRVPTAKLARALNAHLPPTVAVLHAAEAPAGFHARFSCTERQYVYRLLAHPQRHPLWHGRALHVPHPLDAAAMNAAAAALTGTHDFAAFATQEDRQTVRELRVLCVQPGPLIWEIHVHGESFLRHMVRGLVGTLLLAGQGRLSPDQAAEILHSRQRSQAGANVPAHGLSFTGARYDRFEASTT
- a CDS encoding SRPBCC family protein, which produces MPSRSFELSVDLPVPGAEVLAFLLDLRRHVGLHALMVSAQPVGSGVDGRGRPWTDWVVTDTLPLGPWRVPLRYPARLTAGNGKVWSEVRAALGTRLTVHWQVADRPGGGSRLTEVTTVTAPRVTLGFAVGQARAAHEATFARLPGVLAAP
- a CDS encoding helix-turn-helix domain-containing protein, producing MPRTWMRLDDPHATRLVLNPDYAHLLGLLMTREWTAAGLARHLHRPLNATHHRLTRLRDAGLAVTRAEPRRGRPVQHYRAVSDAFLIPYHRTTLGSLEDLIGLHEDTFNAVFHRAVVQAGLPLVQREEDIAVRLYTTPGGTRMDITPRAGSFDLLDLLRDDAPALTANWGTLHLTREDAKALQRDLQALLNHYGARGGPDAYLYRLNLAPAD
- a CDS encoding LysM peptidoglycan-binding domain-containing protein; protein product: MGVRMRGGASWGRAALLGAVLTAGLTGVAGAGSYRVKAGDTLSGIAVRTGVSVAALRAANPRLKSSDAVQAGWVLTVPTSSAPRAAAAPVKAGTYTVRAGDTLSGIAVRTGVSVASLRAANPRLKTADAVQAGWVLTVPISSAPRAAAPVKAGTYTVRDGENLTVIARRFGLSVTQLVNANPQYRGGKAMWAGAKLIIPPRTATASRAVTVRVTGSRPGRWAWPLPGYHAISSDYGERVLDEGPEMHYGVDIVAPHGTPVRAARSGRVLESRADFERGWGWTVVLEHPDGWITRYAHLSATLVKPGELVVQGQPVGRVGNTGRSTGTHLHFGTYLRWDPRDPLSLY
- a CDS encoding class I SAM-dependent methyltransferase; translation: MTDAGNGSGQGGAHAGVSMYYAQDREHDRLTRGLGLIEFTRTLELLSLLLPPCPAVIADIGAGTGVYARELLTAGYEVHALDATPGHVARLRVDPTLDRLRSVTLGDARTLPYADGSVDAALLLGPLYHLTDPRDRARALAEAARVLRPGGVVLAAAITRAADIAGDFTKDEDALDEAYARPIREHTYRTGVHRNPEQRRGHFTDAYFHHPHELEGELSGAGFRDVSVYAVEGPAALLRDPDAAMRDPQRREGILRALRLTERDPALLGISPHLLAAGVRRG
- a CDS encoding alpha/beta fold hydrolase — protein: MTRTHVISTPTGAVQTHALATRAAGRPTLVLLSGMGVPASSWFTAQDDPHLAGMMREPVFLGPGVNDLTGVLAYDRAGQGSSAPPAGPRGLDDAVAELEAVLGTCASGPVVLLGHSLGGLVAFEFARRDPARVAGLVLLDSSHPAQARRLDAVRTPGQRAAQRELEQEIREGHPERWDFAQVFTGEREVVGALAELPLLVVSRGQPFLPEYLTLDERDPFTPTQAGAFTRGWAALQAELAAASTRSRHVVAAGSGHYPHFDEPRLVLRELRAFLAPL
- a CDS encoding antibiotic biosynthesis monooxygenase; protein product: MQVQYAEGKGEAARAALHAFLNALPEYPGFLGAELLLSPAQLELTLVASRWADEVPPVPLPDGVRAWVFQVQASR